Part of the Georgenia sp. TF02-10 genome, ACGGGGAGACGGTCAGCGCCGCGGTGCCCGCCAGGGCGAGGGTGAGCAGCACCTCGTCGGGGGCGTAGGCGACCGAGGAGAGGGCGTCGGAGGCGAAGACGGGCAGGGCGATCCGCTTGGGCAGCAGGGTGCCGCCCAGCCGTTCGCTGCGCATCGGGCGGCCGACGAGCATCCGCTTGAAAGCCCCAGCGATCTGTGGCACGAGGCATCATGCTATGCCGCGCGGGCGGCGCCTGCGCCGGCTCGGGCGGTGGTGCCGGCCACCCCGGGGGGAGGAGCCGGCCACCCCGGGGGGAGGAGCCGGCCACCCCGGGGGGAGGGGTCGGCTGCGGCCGGAGAGCCGGCGCGACCCCGGTGGCGCCGGCCGCCCCGGTCCGGTCGATCTCGGCCCGCCCGGCGGGTAGCGTCACCGCCTGTGCACTTCGTCATCATGGGCTGCGGCCGGGTGGGTGCCACCCTGGCGGCCCAGCTGGAGGCCAACGGCCACTCGGTCGCCGTCGTGGACCAGAACCCGGAGGCCTTCCGGCGGCTGTCGGAGGACTTCGAGGGCCGGCGGGTCACCGGCGTGGGCTTCGACCGTGACGCCCTGACCCAGGCCGGGATCGAGGACGCCTACGCCTTCGCGGCCGTCTCCTCCGGGGACAACTCCAACGTCATCGCCGCGCGGGTGGCGCGCGAGACGTTCGGCGTGGGCAACGTCGTCGCCCGCATCTACGACCCCCGCCGGGCCGAGGTGTACCAGCGCCTGGGCATCCCCACGGTGGCCACCGTGCGCTGGACGGCCGATCAGGTGCTGCGCCGGCTGCTGCCGGCCGGGGCCGTCTCGGAGTACCAGGACGCCTCCTCCCAGGTCTCGCTGGTCGGGGTGGACGTGCACCCGGCCTGGGTCGGGCAGGACCTGGCCCGGATCGAGGACGTCACCCAGGCCCGGGTGGCCTACCTGACCCGGCTCGGGCAGGGGCTCGTCCCGACGCCCGGCACCGTGGTCCAGGAGCACGACCTCGTCCACCTGATGGTGGCCACCGACCGGGTCGGCACGGTCCAGCGGCTGCTCGCCGCGAGGCCGAGGACGGAGGACTGATGCGCGTCGTCATCGCCGGGGCCGGCTCGGTGGGCCGGTCCATCGCCCGCGAGCTCCTCGCCCACGGCCACGGGGTCGTGCTCGTCGACCGCAGCCCCGCCGCGATGCGGGTCGCCAGCGTCGCCGAGGCCGAGTGGCTGCTCGCCGACGCCTGCGAGCCCAGCGCGCTGGTCGAGGCGCAGGTGGCCGACTGCGACGTCGTCGTCGCGGCGACCGGGGACGACAAGGTCAACCTCGTCGTGTCCCTGCTGGCCAAGACCGAGTTCGGGGTGCCGCGGGTGGTGGCCCGGGTGAACAACCCCAAGAACGAGTGGATGTTCGACGAGGCCTGGGGGGTGGACGTGCAGGTCTCCACCCCGCGGTTCATGACCGCGCTGGTGGAGGAGGCGGTCAGCGTCGGGGACCTGGTGCGGATCTTCCGGTTCCACCAGTCCGGCGCGAGCATGTACGAGATCACCCTGCCGCCCCGCTCCCCGGTCGCCGGGCGCCGGCTCGGTCAGGTGGCCTGGCCGCCGGAGACGGTCCTGGCCGCCGTGATCCGGGAGGACCGGCCGTTCGCCCCGAGCCAGGACGACACCCTGGAGGAGGGCGACGAGCTCCTCTTCGTGGTCTCGGCGATGGCCCAGGACGGCGACCTCACCGACCTGCAGGAGCTGCTCGCTCCCGCACCAGCACCCACGTCAACCACAGCGTCAGGCCCCACAGCGGCAGCCCCATGACCAGCCGGGCGGTGCCCAGCCAGGCGACCTCGGCGTGCAGGTAGAGCGGGACCTGCACGAGCAGCCGCGCGCCGAACATCGCCACCCACAGCCAGGTGGCCCAGGTGTACCGGGCCCGCCGGCCGCGCTGGGCCGGGTCGGTGCGCCAGGACATGTCCTGCCCGCGCAGCAGCGCCACGACGACGCCGACCGCGGGCCAGCGCGCCGCCAGCGCCAGCAGCAGCCCGGCCGCGTAGGCGGCGTTGGTCCACAGGCCCATGGCGAAGTAGTTCTCGGCCCGGCCGGACTGCCAGGCCCACACCACGCCGACGGCGACGCCCAGCAGCCCGCCGACGGCCTGGGTCGGCGGGGTGCGCTGGATGAGCCGGAGCGCCATCGAGACCACGGCGACGGCGAGGGAGGCCACCAGCGGCGGCACGAGCTCGCGGGTGGCGACGAAGACGACGACGAAGACGGCCCCGGGGGCCATCGACTCCACCAGGCCCCGCACGCCGCCGACGGAGTCCGCTAGCGAGAACTGGGGGCCGGTGAGCTGGCCGAGCGCCCCGGCCGGCGCGCCGGGTCCGCCGGGCAGCGTGACGCCCGGCGTGCCGGGAGCCTGTGGGTCGGCGGCCTGCGCCTCAGCGCCCGAGGGCCCCGCGGCCTGCGGCTCGGCGGTCTCGGGCCCGGCGGTCTCAGGCCCGGCGTCCGCGCCGTCGCCGCGGCCGCCGCTCACTGCTGGCCCCCGGGCGGGCTCAGCCGGTAGGCGGGGTTGAAGATGGCGAGCCGACCGCGATCGTCGAGGACCATCCCCTCGGCCAGCAGCCGGCGGCCCGGCTCGATGCCGGGCACCTCGTGGCGGCCGAGGAAGATCAGGTCCATCGTGCCGGAGCCGTCGTAGAGCCGGGCGACCAGCGCCGGGGCCTGACCGCGGGGCCGGTACGTCAGCGCCGAGACGACGCCGTAGACCCGGGCCGGCCGACGGGGCTGGACCTCGGCGACCGGCGTCGCGCCGTGGGCGCGGCAGATCGCCAGCTCGTCGGCGGCCTCGAGCTCCTCGCGGGAGGCGGCGAGGCGGTGCAGGGCGTCGCGCAGGGGCATCAGCGGACCTCGGTGATCTCCGGCCCCCGGGCCAGGGGGTCGAACGAGGGGGTCTCCGGCGCGCCCGGGGCGGGGGCGGGCGCGGGCTTGCCGGGGGCGGTGAGCAGGAGCACGTCGCGGGGGGCCCGGGCCTCCGGGCCGCGCACGACGACGACGTCGGCGAGCAGCTCCTCCAGCGGCGCCGCGGCGTCCGGTTCGACGGCGGCCTTGCCGGTCAGCACGGCGCGGAGGAACCAGCGCGGCCCGTCGACGCCGACGAACCGGGCCGGCCGGTGCGCGCTGCGCCCGTCCGGGGTCTTGACCGGCAGCCGGGCGACCAGCTCGGTGCCGAACGGGCCCTCGGCCTCCTCCGCCGTGCCGCCCTGCTTGCTGACCGAGGCGGCGATCTCGTCGCGCAGCTCGGCCCAGATGCCCGTGGAGCGCGGGGCGGCGAAGACCTGCAGCTGCATGGCCGAGCCGTCCAGGCCCAGGGTCACCGCCACGATCGTGCGGGCCTTGCGCTCCATCTCCAGCCGGACCTGCAGCCCGGCGCGGGCGGGCACCCGCAGCGCCCCCAGGTCCAGCCGGGTGCCGAGGTCGGGGACGTCGGCGACGTCGAAGGGGCCGCGCGCGGCGGCCTCGTCGGTCTTCGCCGCGGCAGCGCCGCCCGCGGCGGCTGCACCGCCCTCGGCGGCGGCGTCCGTCTCGGCCGGCGCTCCCGTCTCCGGCGCGGACCCGGCCGCCTCGGCGGCGGTGTCCTGCGGACGGTCGGCGCGCCGGCGGCGCGAGAACAGGCTCATCGGGTGGTCTCCTCGGACATCGTGGCTAGCTGGCCCCGGCTCCGGGGCGGGTACAGACGGTGGGCCACCGGCCGGCCCCGGCCCGGCGGTCCAGGGTCCCACCGGTCGCCGGCGGTGGCTGGTGGTGGTGCAGCGGCCGGTGGCCGGGTGCCGGCTGCCGGTCGGGCACCGGCTGGCGGCCGGAGGCCGGCGCCCCGGCCGTCCCGACTGTACCCGCGCCCGGGCCAGCTGGGCCCGCGCGACGGCGTCCGGGCTGCTGAGCCCGCGCGACGCCCGCGTCGGCGTCCCGGCCTGCTGCGCCGCGTCCGGGCCCGGGCGGGGGTGGCACAGTAGGCGCATGACCACGCGGTACACCGAGCGGCTGCTCCCCGGGCCCGGTGGCCTGGTCGTCGTGGCGCTCGCCGGTCTGGCCTGCGGGGTGCTCGCCCTGCCGATCGGCGGCGGCGCCGCGGCGCTGGTGGTCGGGGTGCTCGGCACGCTGGCCGTCGGGGCGATCGTGGCCCTGTCGTCCCCGGTGGTCGCCGTCGTCGCCGGCGGGGACCCGGCCGACGGCGGGCAGGCGGAGGAGCTCCGGCTGCGGGCCGGCGGGGCGGTCATCCCGGTCGGTGCGCTCGGTCCCGGCGAGGTCCTCGACGCCGAGGGGCTGCGTCAGGCGCTCGGGGTGTCGGCCGACGCCCGGGACTGGGTGTGCCAGCGGCCGTGGGTGCGCTCGGCGGTACGCCTGCCGGTGACGGACCCGCGGGACGCGACGCCGTCGTGGGTAGTGTGCACGCGCCGGCCCGCGCAGCTGCTCGCTGCGCTGGACCGGCGCTGAGGTCGGGTGGGTCAGGCGGCGCACTCGGAGCAGATGAGCTGGCCGTTGTCCTCGTAGGCAAGCTGGCTGCGGTGGTGCACCAGGAAGCACTTGGCGCAGGTGAACTCGTCAGCCTGGCGCGGCAGCACTCGCACGGAGAGCTCCTCGCCGGACAGGTCGGCGCCGGGCAGCTCGAAGCTGTCGGCGACGTCGGCCTCGTCCTCGTCCACCGAGGGCGAGACCTTCTCGTTGCGGCGGGCCTTGAGCTCCTCGATGGAGTCCTCGCCCAGGTCTTCTTCGGTCTTGCGCGGTGCGTCGTAGTCGGTCGCCATCTCGGCGTCACGCTCCGGTTCTTCTTCGTCGTGTCGGGGCTGGGTGGCACGCGGTGCCGGCCCGTGGGATTCAACGTCTGGGACGCCCTGGTGTTCCCGCGGACACCGGATTGTGCCCCACCGCCGGCGGTGCTGCCCACGCCGTGGCCAGACAGTGGCGAGACTCACAGCCCGTACCCGTCCACAACCTCGGGTGCGCTCGGCGCACGTCGTCGGGCGCGGCCAGGTTCCGCCGTCGGGGCCACCACCGCCCGGGCCCGCGGGCGCGACCACTGCCCCGCCGTCGGGCGACCAGGCCCACAAGGGCGCGACGAAGCCCGCGCCGCCTACGGTGGCGGGTGCCGAAACACACCGCCGCGAATGCGCGGTGCCCGGCCCGGCGGGTGGCACCCTCGTGAGCAGTAGGCCCCCAAGGAGGACCGATGGTTGAGCTCGAGCTGCTCGGGATCCACGGTGACGGCGAGCACCTCTCGCTGACCGACCCCGACGGTCGGCGGTACCTGCTCCCGATCGACGACACCCTGCGCGCCGCCGTGCGGCGGGACCGCCCGCGGCTGGAGGCGCTGCAGGCGGCCGGCGAGTCGGCGCTGCGGCCCAAGGACATCCAGTCCCTGATCCGGGCCGGGGCGTCGGTGACCGAGGTGGCCGAGATGTCCGGGCTGCCGGTGGAGCACGTGCGCCGGTACGAGGGCCCGGTGCTGGCCGAACGGGCCTGGGTGGTCCAGCAGGCGCAGGCCCAGCGGATCGGTCACGACGGCGACGCCCCCCGCCTGGGCGACCTCGTCGTGGACCGGCTCGCCGCCCGCGGCGTAGCCGTGCAGTCCCTGGACTGGGACGCGGTCCGCCGGCCGGGCGGGCCGTGGGAGGTCCTGGTCACCTTCGTCGCCGCCGACCGGGAGCGGGAGGCGCGCTGGGAGATGGACCTCGCCGCCCGCACGCTGCACGCCGTCGACGACGAGGCCCGCTGGCTCTCCGAGACGGAGGTGGGGCCTGGGTTCGCGCCGCGGCGGCACCTGTCGACGGTGGGCGCCGGGCGGGCCCCCTTCGACGTCGAGGCCGCCGGCAGCCACCCGGCCGACGGCCCGCCGCCCGCCACCGACGGCGCGGGGGCCGACGGCGCCGCCGGCACGGACGTGCTGCTGGCCGAGCTCGCCGCGCACCGCGGCACCCGGGTGCCGCCCGAGCCGGAGGAGGACGACGGCGACCCGTGGTCGATCCCCGGCGCGCACCCGCCGGCCTCCCGGCCCGAGGAGGCGGTGGACGCCCACGTCCTCGCCCTCCCCCGGCGCGGGTCGACCCGGGCCGGCGCGGAGCCGGAGCCCGGCACGACCCCGGCGCTCCCCGCGCGCGAGGCCGGGGCGACGGCCGGCCCGGCCGAGCCCGGGACCACCCCGGCCCTCCCGGGCGGTCCCGCGCCGGCCGCGGGCGACCCGGCCGACCTGATCGAGCGCGGAACCACCCCGGCGCTGCCCGCCCCCAGCGACGCAGCGTCGACCGGGCCCACGACCGGGGCGGATGAGCGGCCGGCCGGTGGCCCGCCGTCGTCGGCTGCGGCGCAGGGCCCGTCGGGACGCCCCGGGGCGGACCAGGCGGCCCCGCGCCGGGAGGCCGGCGCCGCCCGGTCCGGCCGGCGCAACGCCCGGCGGAGCGTGCCCAGCTGGGACGAGATCGTCTTCGGCGCCAAGCCGGAGTAGCGCCCGCCGCCGTCGCCGGTTGGCCCGACCGCGCGCTGTTGGCCGGCTCGGCTCGATCAGCATGGGCCCACCGGCCCGCCCCGTCGGCCCGGCCGCCTCAGG contains:
- a CDS encoding DUF4193 domain-containing protein, whose translation is MATDYDAPRKTEEDLGEDSIEELKARRNEKVSPSVDEDEADVADSFELPGADLSGEELSVRVLPRQADEFTCAKCFLVHHRSQLAYEDNGQLICSECAA
- a CDS encoding DUF3710 domain-containing protein, producing MSLFSRRRRADRPQDTAAEAAGSAPETGAPAETDAAAEGGAAAAGGAAAAKTDEAAARGPFDVADVPDLGTRLDLGALRVPARAGLQVRLEMERKARTIVAVTLGLDGSAMQLQVFAAPRSTGIWAELRDEIAASVSKQGGTAEEAEGPFGTELVARLPVKTPDGRSAHRPARFVGVDGPRWFLRAVLTGKAAVEPDAAAPLEELLADVVVVRGPEARAPRDVLLLTAPGKPAPAPAPGAPETPSFDPLARGPEITEVR
- a CDS encoding DUF3093 domain-containing protein, whose product is MTTRYTERLLPGPGGLVVVALAGLACGVLALPIGGGAAALVVGVLGTLAVGAIVALSSPVVAVVAGGDPADGGQAEELRLRAGGAVIPVGALGPGEVLDAEGLRQALGVSADARDWVCQRPWVRSAVRLPVTDPRDATPSWVVCTRRPAQLLAALDRR
- a CDS encoding OB-fold nucleic acid binding domain-containing protein, whose product is MPLRDALHRLAASREELEAADELAICRAHGATPVAEVQPRRPARVYGVVSALTYRPRGQAPALVARLYDGSGTMDLIFLGRHEVPGIEPGRRLLAEGMVLDDRGRLAIFNPAYRLSPPGGQQ
- the sepH gene encoding septation protein SepH, whose amino-acid sequence is MVELELLGIHGDGEHLSLTDPDGRRYLLPIDDTLRAAVRRDRPRLEALQAAGESALRPKDIQSLIRAGASVTEVAEMSGLPVEHVRRYEGPVLAERAWVVQQAQAQRIGHDGDAPRLGDLVVDRLAARGVAVQSLDWDAVRRPGGPWEVLVTFVAADREREARWEMDLAARTLHAVDDEARWLSETEVGPGFAPRRHLSTVGAGRAPFDVEAAGSHPADGPPPATDGAGADGAAGTDVLLAELAAHRGTRVPPEPEEDDGDPWSIPGAHPPASRPEEAVDAHVLALPRRGSTRAGAEPEPGTTPALPAREAGATAGPAEPGTTPALPGGPAPAAGDPADLIERGTTPALPAPSDAASTGPTTGADERPAGGPPSSAAAQGPSGRPGADQAAPRREAGAARSGRRNARRSVPSWDEIVFGAKPE
- a CDS encoding TrkA family potassium uptake protein, producing MRVVIAGAGSVGRSIARELLAHGHGVVLVDRSPAAMRVASVAEAEWLLADACEPSALVEAQVADCDVVVAATGDDKVNLVVSLLAKTEFGVPRVVARVNNPKNEWMFDEAWGVDVQVSTPRFMTALVEEAVSVGDLVRIFRFHQSGASMYEITLPPRSPVAGRRLGQVAWPPETVLAAVIREDRPFAPSQDDTLEEGDELLFVVSAMAQDGDLTDLQELLAPAPAPTSTTASGPTAAAP
- a CDS encoding TrkA family potassium uptake protein, with the translated sequence MGCGRVGATLAAQLEANGHSVAVVDQNPEAFRRLSEDFEGRRVTGVGFDRDALTQAGIEDAYAFAAVSSGDNSNVIAARVARETFGVGNVVARIYDPRRAEVYQRLGIPTVATVRWTADQVLRRLLPAGAVSEYQDASSQVSLVGVDVHPAWVGQDLARIEDVTQARVAYLTRLGQGLVPTPGTVVQEHDLVHLMVATDRVGTVQRLLAARPRTED
- a CDS encoding DUF3159 domain-containing protein gives rise to the protein MSGGRGDGADAGPETAGPETAEPQAAGPSGAEAQAADPQAPGTPGVTLPGGPGAPAGALGQLTGPQFSLADSVGGVRGLVESMAPGAVFVVVFVATRELVPPLVASLAVAVVSMALRLIQRTPPTQAVGGLLGVAVGVVWAWQSGRAENYFAMGLWTNAAYAAGLLLALAARWPAVGVVVALLRGQDMSWRTDPAQRGRRARYTWATWLWVAMFGARLLVQVPLYLHAEVAWLGTARLVMGLPLWGLTLWLTWVLVRERAAPAGR